In Drosophila willistoni isolate 14030-0811.24 chromosome XR unlocalized genomic scaffold, UCI_dwil_1.1 Seg144, whole genome shotgun sequence, one DNA window encodes the following:
- the LOC6639358 gene encoding E3 ubiquitin-protein ligase SHPRH gives MANAIVLCEIANICGPDQPEDLTVFTYGKKRYRLTEVLVKHAESIKHCIQKCEESRPRKINFKASASGQELLLIHLQTANQTRQVEFQIAGEILPIVFPEYIPSLEFEVAKQEHLHQRPLKTYVTAKLYDALYERHLQARQSDGEKLLNLPSSFQSKLRKYQERTVHWMVEREQSNYDIPGNVQLLQAIDGNHRVLKHNHCLEFYPYDGELPRIRLPPGGILADEMGLGKTVEFLAMVLLNPRDETTFDNRYWVDMFENLDDEVPVKRRKYREADTLCICTRKREKKVQCSNCRLWQHAKCMNIANNNKIHSNHICPSCWSELTASGMPNLIESKTTFIVSPIAIKMQWYHEIQKHISPSLKILLYNGLHSGSWISPLELSSYDVVLCDYGVLRQEIYHTADYKSDRQLRHSQRYMRPSSPLLMVNWWRVCLDEAQMVESSTSQAAEMVRKLPAHNRWAVTGTIDDLPPLMEFVGSMVACGPLDAWQTVDKAFQLNHNPGPLLDLLQHTLWRTCKSKVEHELGIPPQTEIVHRLELSNVESLYYREEHCKCQDQFFSVIAKQERYNVIDNSSCLATISSQLLRNILKPFLRIRQTCSIPVLSTNVSSTDYLNPHDLLMHLKSNNETECKAELRTWASSYNGLAAIYFIRKDYSQAIRHYKLLLKLAQDYQQKSISVDSVLQIHAIYNLLQASDLAMPPIKLSTESCDQMQVQLKKLEWKYLEDNTKVLRNACQAYEQKLQELKELEIEFDSSIVQVFSTLVSQSASSFDAIRYKIYDEFLRQNLNREKMENVSSVSGLIYIIDIWYQRLDKLRRNLQKEFDYLKNITNKACEAVQEGVAVAQEVVNFIRSVSDCHLADILDTKPSDQPAETQKKRRHCRLCKIRDTLNQFECLIFDKELDLEAAITDGLEKPSVEISIIKIIFAFLKTKSSFMEFQLECQNKLDTLTCLQSLVKMQIKYWIEVEYIVKAFDELEMSKMRILLTTDPEEQSNYRLLECQLDEQMEFNDMNMREAQMNFTRLIGRLKYLNHLKEDSSDKLCPICQTQDDERYVMMVCGHFVCQHCLDNMRKKTSREGVTKCPLCRQDSPQLYYSVRPGQRNSIIGDYSKKITHIVELILKIKNNDDQEKVLIFSQWQAILLQIAKALSDNGIVYRSKCHNQDIVDFKDPNLKITCLLMPLSRGSKGLNLIEATHVFLVEPILNPSDERQAIGRIHRFGQSKPTTVHRFIVNDTIEENILSLITSDDDSKTLSTHWDLENMTLHGLKKLFILKNQTF, from the exons ATGGCTAACGCGATTGTTTTATGCGAGATAGCCAATATTTGTGGTCCAGATCAACCAGAAGACCTCACCGTTTTTACCTACGGAAAGAAGCGATATCGTTTGACGGAAGTTTTGGTTAAACACGCCGAATCAATAAAGCATTGCATccaaaaat GTGAAGAAAGTCGACCacgaaaaataaatttcaaagcATCTGCCAGTGGACAAGAGTTGCTTCTAATCCATTTACAAACCGCCAATCAAACTCGCCAGGTGGAATTTCAAATTGCTGGTGAAATACTGCCCATAGTCTTTCCAGAGTATATACCTAGCTTAGAATTTGAGGTAGCCAAACAAGAGCATCTGCATCAGAGGCCATTGAAGACTTACGTCACAGCCAAACTATATGATGCCCTCTATGAGAGGCATCTACAGGCCAGGCAATCTGATGGGGAAAAATTGCTTAATCTTCCATCTTCGTTTCAATCGAAGTTACGAAAGTATCAAGAGAGGACAGTTCATTGGATGGTGGAAAGGGAACAATCGAACTATGATATACCCGGCAATGTACAACTGCTCCAAGCCATTGATGGGAATCATCGAGTCCTGAAGCACAATCACTGTTTGGAGTTTTATCCATACGATGGAGAATTACCACGCATCCGCCTACCGCCCGGTGGCATATTGGCCGATGAAATGGGCCTTGGCAAGACAGTGGAATTTCTGGCAATGGTCTTGCTAAATCCACGAGATGAGACCACATTTGACAATAGATATTGGGTAGATATGTTCGAAAACTTGGACGATGAAGTGCCAGTAAAACGTAGAAAATATCGAGAAGCAGATACATTATGCATCTGCACTagaaaacgagagaaaaaagTTCAGTGCAGTAAttgtcgtctgtggcagcatGCCAAATGTATGAATATtgccaataataataaaattcaCTCGAATCACATTTGTCCCAGTTGTTGGTCGGAATTAACTGCATCTGgaatgccaaatttgatagaATCGAAAACCACATTTATTGTATCTCCCATTGCCATTAAAATGCAATGGTATCATGAGATACAGAAGCATATATCCCCAAGCCTAAAGATTCTTTTGTACAACGGCCTGCATTCAGGCTCATGGATTAGCCCTTTGGAATTGTCGTCCTACGATGTGGTTCTCTGTGATTATGGCGTATTGCGTCAGGAAATTTATCATACGGCGGACTATAAAAGCGACCGCCAACTGCGTCATAGTCAACGCTATATGAGACCATCGTCGCCGCTTCTTATGGTCAATTGGTGGCGCGTTTGTCTCGATGAGGCTCAAATGGTTGAATCCTCAACATCCCAAGCAGCGGAAATGGTACGCAAATTGCCGGCCCATAATCGTTGGGCTGTCACCGGAACGATTGATGATTTGCCACCTTTAATGGAGTTTGTTGGCTCAATGGTTGCCTGCGGCCCTCTCGATGCTTGGCAAACAGTTGATAAAGCATTTCAATTGAATCACAATCCAGGACCACTTTTAGATTTGCTGCAACATACTCTCTGGCGGACATGTAAATCGAAAGTTGAACATGAATTGGGTATACCACCGCAAACAGAGATTGTGCATCGCCTAGAATTGAGTAATGTGGAATCATTGTATTATCGTGAAGAGCACTGCAAGTGCCAGGATCAATTTTTCTCAGTGATAGCCAAACAGGAGCGCTACAATGTGATCGACAATAGCTCCTGCTTGGCAACCATTTCGTCACAACTCTTAAGAAATATATTGAAGCCATTTCTTCGCATCCGTCAGACATGTTCCATACCAGTGCTTAGCACCAATGTATCCTCAACGGATTATCTGAATCCGCATGACTTACTAATGCATTTAAAATCGAACAATGAAACCGAATGCAAGGCTGAACTAAGAACTTGGGCCTCCTCCTACAATGGATTGGCTGCCATCTATTTCATACGAAAGGATTACTCACAGGCAATAAGACATTATAAATTGCTGTTGAAATTGGCCCAGGATTATCAGCAAAAGAGTATATC agtGGACAGTGTTCTTCAAATTCATGCCATATATAATCTACTGCAGGCAAGTGATTTGGCCATGCCTCCGATTAAATTATCTACCGAATCatgtgaccaaatgcaagtaCAATTAAAGAAATTGGAATGGAAATATCTGGAAGATAATACAAAAGTTCTACGTAATGCCTGTCAAGCCTATGAGCAAAAACTTCAAGAATTGAAAGAATTAGAAATAGAATTTGATAGTAGCATTGTTCAGGTATTTTCAACTCTGGTTAGTCAATCGGCCAGTTCGTTTGATGCGATTCGTTACAAGATCTACGATGAGTTCCTTCGACAGAATTTAAATCGTGAAAAAATGGAGAATGTTAGCTCTGTGTCgggtttaatttatataatcgACATCTGGTATCAACGTTTGGACAAATTGAGGCGTAATTTACAAAAGGAATTCGATTATCTGAAAAATATAACCAATAAGGCATGCGAAGCGGTACAAGAAGGAGTTGCTGTTGCCCAAGAGGTGGTCAATTTTATACGCAGCGTGTCTGACTGCCATTTGGCAGATATTTTG GATACCAAACCTTCAGATCAACCCGCAGAAACTCAAAAGAAGCGTCGCCATTGTCGTCTTTGTAAAATTCGAGATACTCTTAATCAATTTGAGTGTTTAATCTTTGACAAGGAGCTGGATCTAGAGGCAGCCATAACTGATGGCCTAGAAAAGCCCAGTGTGGAAATCAGTATTATTAAAA TTATATTTGCATTTCTTAAAACGAAATCATCATTTATGGAATTTCAATTGGAATGCCAAAACAAATTAGATACCCTAACATGCTTACAAAGTTTGgttaaaatgcaaattaaatattggatTGAAGTGGAATATATTGTTAAGGCCTTTGACGAATTGGAAATGTCGAAAATGCGAATATTGCTTACAACTGATCCGGAAGAGCAATCGAATTATCGCCTCTTGGAATGCCAATTGGATGAACAAATGGAATTCAATGATATGAATATGAGAGAGGCCCAAATGAATTTCACACGTCTCATAGGCAGATTGAAATACTTAAATCACTTAAAAGAGGATAGCAGTGATAAATTGTGTCCCATATGTCAGACGCAGGATGATGAGAGG TATGTGATGATGGTTTGTGGCCACTTTGTGTGCCAACACTGTTTGGATAACATGCGCAAGAAGACGTCACGTGAAGGGGTTACCAAGTGTCCATTATGTCGGCAGGATTCACCACA ACTCTACTATTCAGTGCGTCCAGGACAACGGAATTCGATAATTGGTGATTACTCCAAAAAAATAACCCATATAGTCGAATTGATATTGAAAATCAAGAATAATGACGATCAGGAGAAAGTTTTGATCTTCTCCCAATGGCAAGCCATATTACTGCAAATAGCGAAAGCATTATCCGACAATGGCATTGTGTATCGCAGCAAATGTCATAATCAGGACATTGTTGATTTTAAGGATCCAAATTTGAAAATCACCTGCCTGCTTATGCCTCTATCCCGCGGCTCAAAGGGACTTAATTTAATAGAGGCCACTCATGTCTTTCTGGTGGAACCCATTCTAAATCCCAGTGACGAGCGTCAGGCCATCGGACGTATTCATCGTTTTGGTCAAAGCAA ACCAACTACAGTTCATCGTTTCATTGTAAATGACACAATTGAGGAGAACATTTTATCGCTCATTACATCGGATGATGATAGCAAAACATTGTCCACACACTGGGATCTTGAGAATATGACATTGCATGgcttaaaaaaattgttcatacTAAAAAATCAGACATTTTAA
- the LOC124460686 gene encoding tigger transposable element-derived protein 4-like has protein sequence MPGLKRKSFSIEKKIMIIQRLESGESNASLSREFGMSHSTISTIKKNKNRIVRRLNSIFVKPKRGRAETDDEVDESLIQWYKLKQKQGVPVNDLEIQTMANFFAKQLNIFNFNCSDDWINRFKIKHNINLAEQNKIDEIEQDKAISMLYNAWIKEDQEDDDSSVKDKKSSVEKPPNEEPPKKFKFTKDKTKDDDTMRNHLFYS, from the exons ATGCCGGGATTAAAACGAAAAAGTTTTTCGATTGAAAAAAAGATTATGATAATCCAGCGTTTGGAATCTGGTGAATCGAATGCATCTCTCTCTAGGGAATTTGGTATGAGCCattcaacaatatcaacaatCAAGAAGAACAAAAACCGAATAGTTCGCCGTTTGAATTCGATTTTCGTGAAGCCGAAACGTGGGAGAGCCGAAACAGATGACGAAGTCGACGAATCTCTTATACAGTGGTATAAgctcaaacaaaaacaagggGTTCCCGTAAATGATCTTGAGATTCAAACAATGGCCAACTTTTTTGCTAAGCAGctcaacatttttaattttaactgTTCGGATGATTGGATAAATCGatttaaaatcaaacacaaTATTAATTTAGCAGAACAAAATAAG ATTGATGAAATTGAGCAAGATAAAGCAATTTCGATGCTTTACAATGCCTGGATCAAAGAGGATCAAGAAGATGATGATTCCTCAGTCAAAGATAAAAAGTCATCAGTTGAAAAGCCACCCAATGAGGAGCCAcccaaaaaattcaaatttacgAAGGATAAAACTAAAGATGATGATACCATGCGAAATCATCTCTTCTATTCATAA
- the LOC6639260 gene encoding serine/threonine-protein phosphatase 6 regulatory subunit 3: protein MFWDKGYAPSANIEALLEKENSRLEEFLDEEDILQECKTQKKNLVNYFTRPEVIRRLVELITTEPSEDLPMVQRFRYANMSCEILTLGLPSLDEKLLTDADTLNLLYSYLEKEPPLNPLLSSFFSKTFSMLFMKKPEQDWFLYQHMCLQLLEYIKSQKTFLDYICKHFDTPVIPDLIMQMMKDIEGGQLKRNLYEWLTEDKIVDRLIAILRNPLEFDKHANVADFFCDLINQGRLMRQTEQENDSFEPAFDGSNPILKCIESAETIEALLNVILEPNALESTILSGISVVLTLIKPITFTDEPNSDRQRLLQKREREFHQEVQETVINVMAPRLKEFVHVLKNPPEKPTLETTAAILTPPFGKTRLQVCRVFTALLETKHETIQQAICSTEYFSLLLDYFKQYCWNNFLHSELEKALHLVFYNELSNNNTATTEGTDYFTADFLINAFLKTDEDDEVELKNALNDVKRAEGGKDDLKPNANQDNASDTDANLDNENEKSKIIENEAAAANNETEKEAASLNDNDQEKISENHIENENNEKNEATEEESTLNDLDKTKEQASAPPTEMQTHLIVNCNLVAKLLDYWQHNQQAQSAEKGRRLGYMGHLIKILRHVTSCISESEHIGSLIASQMTDESDLKLWQSLIDAETGEFSLAVKQQTKLLANCNPHEENEYSAGGAKDFLSETNAWDIGALSYSNMGYSDLDNTLQDIVFTMDNDQNLFQFGRNIDDDDDDDDDQQQHGGGDGLGPGHGMFTKNSITLNNLAADPWDMEVQFADMAGVSTAQSNTGTANWGTDFNSGDNFADFDAHFSTFGSDLGMPTTSPPPPAVEETEDNDASSTPHQAALGTDVTQTEQDAHHDEQHKSTSSTELNDLDKQFTQDIDDDDHHHHQKAEYDNNANVEKASSQKILNSDTTNSIVTRLQSVLLYGGEDDYEDDEGMWTKPLGGSADHQLDDSQTISPQQQTVPISNGPNSKLNEFNHTNDNSGSSNNTVDAHQAAEAANITSTEQQQKLNAVTTNTNNVEIAAAAPSPPAPTPAAATTTT, encoded by the exons ATGTTCTGGGACAAGGGTTATGCGCCCTCAGCGAATATAGAGGCGCTACTAGAAAAGGAG AATTCACGGCTGGAGGAATTTCTAGATGAGGAGGATATACTGCAAGAATGTAAaactcaaaagaaaaatttggtCAACTATTTTACACGTCCCGAGGTCATAAGACGTCTGGTCGAGTTAATTACAACCGAACCATCAGAGGATTTGCCCATGGTGCAGCGTTTTCGCTATGCCAATATGTCATGTGAGATACTCACACT AGGCCTGCCGTCCTTAGATGAGAAGCTATTAACCGATGCGGACACATTGAATTTGCTTTATTCATATCTTGAAAAGGAACCACCGTTAAATCCATTGCTATCATCATTTTTTAGCAAAACATTTAGCATGCTCTTTATGAAGAAACCAGAACAGGATTGGTTTCTGTATCAACATATGTGCCTACAACTCCTCGAGTATATTAAATCGCAGAAAACATTTTTGGATTACATTTGTAAACACTTTGACACGCCAGTTATACCCGATCTGATAATGCAAATGATGAAGGACATCGAAGGTGGTCAACTCAAACGCAACCTATATGAA TGGCTAACCGAAGATAAAATTGTTGATAGACTGATTGCAATATTGCGTAATCCTTTAGAATTCGATAAACATGCAAATGTTGCCGACTTTTTCTGTGATCTTATTAACCAAGGGCGTTTAATGCGTCAAACCGAACAGGAGAATGATTCATTTGAGCCAGCATTCGATGGCTCGAATCCCATATTAAAATGCATTGAATCAGCTGAGACAATTGAAGCCTTGTTAAATGTGATTTTGGAACCAAATGCTCTAGAGAGCACGATCTTATCAGGAATATCGGTTGTACTTACGCTTATCAAGCCAATTACATTCAC tGATGAGCCGAATTCAGATAGGCAACGTTTGCTGCAAAAGCGTGAACGTGAATTCCATCAGGAAGTGCAGGAGACTGTGATTAATGTGATGGCGCCACGCCTTAAGGAATTTGTTCATGTGCTCAAGAACCCGCCCGAA aaACCCACACTGGAGACTACAGCGGCTATATTAACGCCGCCTTTTGGCAAGACGCGACTTCAAGTCTGTCGTGTATTTACAGCACTTTTGGAAACTAAACACGAGACTATACAACAGGC TATATGCTCGACAGAATATTTTAGTCTTTTATTGGACTACTTTAAGCAATATTGTTGGAATAATTTCTTGCATAGCGAATTGGAGAAAGCATTACATTTGGTTTTCTATAATGAGCTATCAAACAATAATACGGCCACCACAGAGGGCACAGATTATTTTACAGCCGATTTTCTAATTAATGCATTTCTCAAGACCGACGAAGACGATGAGGTCGAATTGAAGAATGCACTGAACGATGTTAAACGTGCTGAGGGTGGTAAAGATGATCTAAAACCAAATGCCAATCAGGATAATGCATCAGATACTGATGCCAATCTtgataatgaaaatgaaaagtcCAAGATTATTGAAAATGAGGCTGCGGCAGCTAATAACGAGACGGAAAAGGAGGCAGCCTCTCTCAATGATAATGATCAAGAGAAAATCTCGGAGAATCATATTGAGAATGAGAATAATGAGAAAAATGAGGCGACAGAAGAAGAGTCGACGCTCAATGATCTGGATAAGACTAAAGAGCAAGCAAGTGCTCCACCCACAGAGATGCAAACACAT cTTATTGTCAACTGTAATTTGGTGGCGAAATTGTTAGACTATTGGCAACACAATCAACAGGCACA ATCGGCTGAAAAGGGACGACGTTTGGGTTATATGGgtcatttaattaaaattctaCGTCATGTTACATCTTGTATATCAGAATCTGAACATATCGGCTCACTGATTGCATCCCAAATGACGGATGAATCGGATTTGAAGCTTTGGCAATCTCTAATCGATGCAGAAACTGGTGAATTCTCTTTGGCTGtcaagcaacaaacaaaattgctGGCCAATTGTAATCCCCATGAGGAGAATGAGTATTCGGCTGGTGGAGCCAAAGATTTCCTTAGCGAAACAAATGCCTGGGATATTGGTGCCTTATCCTATAGCAATATGGGTTATAGTGATTTGGATAATACACTACAGGATATTGTGTTCACCATGGATAATGATCAGAATTTGTTTCAATTCGGTCGCAACattgacgatgatgacgacgacgatgatgatcaACAGCAGCATGGCGGCGGAGATGGTCTTGGTCCCGGTCACGGCATGTTCACCAAAAACTCCATCACATTAAATAATCTGGCTGCCGATCCCTGGGATATGGAAGTACAATTTGCTGATATGGCTGGCGTTTCGACAGCCCAATCAAATACTGGAACTGCCAATTGGGGTACCGATTTCAATAGTGGTGATAATTTTGCCGATTTTGATGCTCACTTTAGCACATTTGGCAGCGATTTGGGTATGCCAACCACATCACCGCCTCCGCCTGCAGTTGAGGAGACTGAGGACAATGATGCATCATCAACACCGCATCAAGCCGCATTAGGCACAGATGTGACCCAAACCGAGCAAGATGCCCATCATGATGAGCAGCACAAATCAACTTCATCAACTGAGTTAAATGATTTGGATAAACAATTTACCCAAGAtatcgatgatgatgatcatcatcatcatcagaaAGCCGAATATGATAATAATGCCAATGTGGAGAAAGCCTCCAGTCAAAAGATTTTGAACTCGGATACCACAAATTCGATTGTTACACGCTTGCAATCGGTTCTTCTATACGGCGGTGAAGATGACTACGAAGATGATGAGGGCATGTGGACTAAACCTCTTGGCGGTAGTGCCGATCATCAATTAGATGACAGTCAGACAATATCGCCACAGCAGCAAACCGTTCCCATTTCAAATGGACCAAACAGCAAACTAAATGAATT cAATCATACAAACGATAAtagcggcagcagcaacaacacgGTGGATGCCCATCAGGCAGCAGAAGCCGCTAACATCACATCAACGGAGCAACAGCAGAAGCTGAATGCAGTTACAACCAATACGAACAATGTGGAAATTGCAGCAGCTGCACCATCACCACCAGCaccaacaccagcagcagcaacgacaACCACatag
- the LOC6639259 gene encoding sal-like protein 4 yields MHTHTHPENQQRQHHHHLHHHHHHHHRSRLDELEKRTSSSSSSSMIFRIEQLLPSTSNTSSSITQAPAAAAGGVGTGTGTGTGATAPASTASTNSTTMLTKRGRRDALRPGVYTLQYTTKDTFSNTVATSDLINSSAMPTDITRSHCQISASNGELIMSASLLRQIKLSEDIYSFNAIFELSGGQVRIRLVRDVARDDEIVAWFGEELVLLMGIPFLTPLNIQGNNRYTCHLCHLTFETPHPLKIHLALGCGRNAMDILWMRLHYALKAAAAQTTTQSVRGQLSPKPTASSASSSASPTHSPTPPQMPIQRFSAFRPISGLQTLTPPPPPAATAATLSYLPSISMAATSGAHHSHLNAAAQIEAIVSNMGASKQGHLCIYCGKVYSRKYGLKIHIRTHTGFKPLKCKFCLRPFGDPSNLNKHVRLHLQTQPNSTTSGHSSDVDIEGETDADRSGHQCRLCQKGFARRRDLQRHMETRHGGGGGSSSMQSPTTTSTITGSTSTLSKTS; encoded by the exons ATGCACACGCATACGCATCCGGAAAATCAGCAGCGGCAACACCATCACCATcttcatcaccatcatcaccatcatcatcgtaGTCGCTTGGACGAGCTGGAGAAACGTAcaagtagcagcagcagcagcagcatgaTCTTTCGCATTGAGCAATTGCTACCCAGCACCAGCAATACCAGCAGCTCCATTACACAAgctccagcagcagcagcaggtggAGTTGGAACCGGAACCGGAACGGGAACGGGAGCCACTGCTCCAGCAAGCACGGCAAGCACAAACAGCACCACCATGTTGACAAAGAGAGGTCGAAGAGATGCACTGCGTCCAGGTGTTTATACTCTACAATATACAACAAAGGATACTTTCTCCAATACTGTGGCCACATCAGATTTAATTAATTCATCGGCCATGCCAACGGATATTACCAGAAGTCATTGCCAGATCTCTGCCAGCAATGGTGAATTAATCATGTCGGCCAGTCTACTGCGTCAGATTAAACTATCCGAAGATATATATAGCTTTAATGCCATCTTTGAGTTGAGTGGCGGACAAGTGCGCATACGTCTGGTCCGtgatgtggccagggatgatgAAATTGTGGCCTGGTTTGGAGAAGAATTGGTCCTATTAATGGGTATACCCTTTCTGACGCCTCTCAATATACAAG GCAATAATCGGTATACATGCCATTTATGCCACTTAACCTTTGAGACGCCGCATCCTTTAAAGATTCATTTGGCCTTGGGCTGTGGTCGCAATGCCATGGATATATTATGGATGCGTTTGCATTATGCATTGAAAGCTGCCGCAGCACAGACCACCACACAATCGGTTCGAGGACAATTATCACCTAAGCCGACAGCTTCGTCAGCATCATCATCGGCCTCACCGACGCATTCACCGACACCACCACAAATGCCT ATCCAACGCTTCTCAGCCTTTCGTCCAATATCCGGATTGCAGACTTTGactccaccgccaccgccTGCAGCCACCGCTGCCACACTCTCGTATCTGCCATCAATTTCCATGGCTGCCACATCTGGAGCACATCACTCGCATCTGAATGCTGCTGCCCAGATTGAGGCAATTGTCAGCAATATGGGTGCCTCCAAGCAGGGCCATTTGTGCATATATTGCGGCAAGGTATATTCCCGCAAATATGGCCTCAAAATTCATATTCGCACTCACACCGGGTTCAAGCCactgaaatgtaaattttGTCTACGCCCCTTCGGTGATCCCAGCAATCTCAACAAGCATGTCCGTCTTCATTTGCAAACTCAGCCCAATTCGACCACAAGTGGCCATAGCAGTGACGTGGACATTGAGGGTGAAACCGATGCCGATCGGTCAGGTCATCAGTGTCGTCTGTGTCAAAAGGGTTTTGCCCGTCGACGTGATCTCCAAAGGCATATGGAAACCAGacatggtggtggtggtggcagtTCCTCCATGCAATCACCGACAACTACAAGCACTATAACCGGCTCCACTTCCACATTATCCAAAACGAGTTGA
- the LOC6639258 gene encoding pupal cuticle protein 20, translated as MRQATQIILLLLALGYIGALPAGYPSSRPSSTYLPAKNGNGKPPAPPKNSYGPPKNGKPAPPATPPKNSYGPPPAKPPAPKPPPPKPPKASYGPPPSNGYLPPNGNGGNGGSGGNGDSGGGEIIPIIKLESKVNTDGSYKYEYETGNGIMAEEMGYINGNEAQTAEGSFSYTSPEGQSISVTYIADENGFQPQGDHLPTPPPIPIEIQEALDKLAAGGGCHGCDDNETADGDGDDGASNMGGGYVYK; from the exons ATGAGACAGGCAACACAGATAATTCTACTCTTACTGGCTTTGGGTTATATTGGAGCCCTGCCAGCCGGATATCCTAGTTCTCGTCCCTCGTCCACTTACTTGCCGGCCAAGAATGGCAATGGTaaaccaccagcaccaccaaaAAATAGTTATGGTCCTCCAAAGAATGGCAAACCGGCACCACCAGCAACACCACCAAAAAATAGTTATGGTCCACCACCAGCTAAACCGCCAGCTCCTAAGCCGCCTCCTCCTAAGCCGCCCAAGGCAAGCTATGGACCGCCTCCAAGTAATGGTTACTTACCCCCCAATGGCAATGGTGGCAATGGTGGCTCTGGTGGCAATGGTGACTCTGGTGGTGGTGAGATTATACCCATTATTAAATTGGAATCCAAAGTGAATACTGATGGTTCCTACAAG TATGAATACGAAACTGGCAATGGCATAATGGCCGAAGAAATGGGCTATATCAATGGCAATGAGGCACAAACGGCTGAAGGATCATTCTCCTATACCAGTCCCGAGGGCCAATCGATATCAGTTACATATATAGCTGATGAGAATGGTTTCCAACCGCAGGGCGATCATTTACCCACACCGCCGCCCATACCAATTGAGATCCAAGAGGCTTTGGATAAACTAGCCGCAGGCGGAGGATGTCATGGTTGTGATGACAATGAAACTGCTGATGGCGATGGAGATGATGGAGCATCTAATATGGGTGGGGGATATGTTTACAAatga